GAAAACATATTAAAGATAGTGAAAGCCATAAAACTCCTTTTGCAATTACTTTACATAGGAAATTTGATAAGGAGAAAAAATTTACTGCTCTTGAGCAATTTATGCTCCTTAATCAAGAATCTGAGGGAACAAAAAAGATTTTTGCCTTAGCAGGTCCACTCGTTGATACTTTAAAAAAGGGCAAGGTATTAATTATCGATGAATTTGATGCAAGGCTACATCCATTGATTAGCAGAGCGATCGTGGAGATGTTTAACTCTAACGAAACTAACCCTAATAATGCCCAATTAATCTTTATGACCCATGACACTAACCTGCTAGACAATCGCCTATTTCGTAGAGATCAGATTTGGTTCACTGAAAAGGATCAGTACGGGGCAACTGATTTGTACTCCCTGGCGGAATATAAAGTGCGCAAAGACGCTTCTTTTGAAAAAGACTATATCAAGGGCAAATACGGGGCGATCCCCTATCTCGGTGATCTTAGCAACTTGATTGAATCACATGGCTAGAGGCAAAAAGACAGCACGTGGCTATAAAAATAGGACTTATGACACAAAGGAAACCAGAAAAAGCTTTTTGATTGTGTGTGAAGGGACAAAGACAGAGAAAAACTACTTCGAGAGTTTTAAGCTCAAAATTAAGGCTGAAAATTTTAATCTTAATGTCAAAGGTTTAGGGAAAGATCCACAAACATTAGTTAGAGAAGCTCTAAATATCAAGCAAGCAGAGGAAAAGAAAGGCGAGGAATATGATCAAGTCTGGTGTGTATTCGATCGAGATTCCTGGACTAGCGAAAATTTCAATAATGCCCTACAAAATGCAAGCATACATGATATACAAGTTGCCTATTCCAATGAAGCCTTTGAGCTATGGTACATATTGCATTTTGAATTTTTAAACACTGGTATTCCGCGTTCAGATTATAAAAACAAATTAAAGAATCATTTGGAGTATAGCTATAAGAAAAATAGTGATTCAATGTATGAAGAGCTGCTTAATAAGCAAGAAGTTGCGATCGCAAATGCAAAAAGGCTTCTTAGACAATACAATCCAACTGATCCAGAAAAAGACAATCCCTCAACCACAGTACATTTGCTAGTTGAGGAATTGAACAAAAACTTACCAGGTCAGAACAAATAGTCTTTGCTTAAGCACTGACTTGACCAAACGGCACGGTTAGCTTTTGGATCTGTTTAACCAGCAAACTCAAGAACAAGCCCACATCAGTGACCACGCCCACCGATTCCACCGAGCCACGATCGCTCAGTTTGGTTACCACCGCCGGGTTGATATCCACACAAACCATGCGAACTCCAGCCGGAGTCATATTACCCACGCCGATCGAGTGCAGCATGGTGGACAGCATCAGGATCATATCGGTGCCTTTGATTTGCTCGGCATAATGCTGTTGCGCCGCGATCAAATCCATATGGGTATCGGGCAGGGGGCCATCATCCCGGATCGAACCTGCCAGCACATAGGGCACCTTATTTTGCACACATTCATACATGATGCCCGATGGGATCGCACCCGCCTTAACTGCTGCGTCAATACTGCCATAGCGCCGCACCATATTTATTACTTTCAAATGATGCCGATGGCCGCCATGTACACTCACCCCCCGTTGCAGGTCAACGCCCAACGAAGTACCCATCACCGCCTGCTCAATGTCATGGACAGCGATCGCATTGCCGCCCAGTAGCCCATGCACATAGCCTTCGCGGATTAAATAGGCTAAATGGGGCGCACCACCGGTATGTACTACCACTGGCCCCGCCGTTACCATCACCTTGCCACCCCGATCGCGGATCTGGCGCAATTCCCAGGCGATCTGCTCAACCACCAGTTCTACCCGCCGCTCACTGGATACACCCGCACCCATGAACGAAAATTCTTCTTTTTGCTTTTTATCTTGATCCTTAGGGCGCACCAGGGTACGAATGCCATCAACGCCAACCACAACCCGATCGCCCTCTTGTAAATCTCGTAGTAGCTTACATTGAGCCGACTTAGCCGCAGCATCAACCACGATCGCACCATCCATGCGCTGAGCATCGCAGCGAATCCACTCACCACCAACACGCACATCGGTGGGATAGATATTGGTGACATAGAAGTCATCGGGGGCAACCCCAGCCTTAGTGACCACTTCCAGGATCGCATCGGAGGCATCCTGCTCTGGAATCGCTGCCCCCATGTCGATCAACTGACTCATGATGTCTGACATCTTGTCGTGGGAGGGCGCTGAAACCTTGATTTGAGCGTTAGAGGTACTGTTTTTCTGAATCCCCAGTTTGAAATCAAGCACCTGGAAGCTACCACCATTTTCGACCACCAAGTCCAGAGCGCGGCTGACAATGCCGGAATCGAGCAAATGGCCACTCATCTCGACGACTCGGGATTCCAGGGCGATCGCTTCTTTCTTCAGCGGTGCGATCGGTTCAGTGATTCGCAAGGTCAAACACTTGGCTGCACCACCTGCTTTCAAAAACTCAGTTAATGGTGTTTCAATCACCTTAAATCCTGCTTCAGTCATTCTGGCTTTGAGGCGATCGCTGGCCTTGTTCATGATCACGTTTTGGCCAACGTTGACAGCGTTACAGGCAAAGTTCACCGCATCCGCTTCATCGATCGCAATCCGTTTTGCTGCCGGGACGCGCATTTCAATGATGTGATTGGAATAGGCATCAAACGCGCCGGGATAATAGAGTAAATAGCCGCCCGTGAGTGGACAGAAGCAGGTATCGAGGTGATAAAAACGGCCATCTACCAACCGCAGCGAGAGTACTTCAATATCCAGCCACTTAGTAATATAAGGATGGGAATCCAACTCCGATCGAAACCCGTAACCAGCCCAGAGCCAGCGACCTTCCCGATCGAGCAGGGCATCTCCTGCCCCCTCAAAGGGTAAATCTTGGGGCAATTCAAACACATGACAACCCTGGGACTCGAACCAAGCCTTGAAATGGGGCTCTTCGCCCTGGCGCTCTTTGTGCATGAAGCGGCTGAGCACTACGTTGTTGCCCAGAATCAAGCCGGCATTAGCGGTAAACACCATATCAGGCCAACCCTTGGCCGGTTCCACGAGCTTGACGGTGGCCAGGTCTTTGAGAATGCCATACAGGCTATGCCATTGCTCGCGGGCTTTGTCAAAACTAGACCGATGGACATTACCTTCCATCCAGGGGTTGATCACGTAGTCTACGTCGTAGTGTTCAGGGGAACACATCAAAAAGCTAATGTCGGCGCTCATAAATGCTTAACTGTTGCTGAAGTGTTGAATTGCTATTAGCTCTGGTTCGGCTTGAAAAGCTTACTCCTCAATTTTGCTTAGTTGGCAACTTGCGGCATGAAAGTCTGCGCGTTAGTTAAGCAGTTCGATCGCTGATCAAAAGCCCTTAATCAATGCGATCAGTTGCCCTAAATCTTGCTTTGCCCTAACCAGGTAATAGGCTGTGCTTATCAAAAATACCACAGTAAGCGATCGCCGCTTTCACCTTATATTTTCGCTGTGTCAGGGTTTGTCGATATCTTGGAAAGTAATCGTTGGTAGTCATGCAGAAGTAAGGATAATGGGATAGAAGATACAAAAATTCTCTCTCATGGATACATCTAAGCTAACTTGTCCAAGATGCAATTCACTCAAAATTGTCAAAAATGGCAAAATTCACAACGGTAAACAAAACTTCAAATGTAAACAATGCAATAGACAATTTGTAGCCAATTCTAAGAAGAAATATATCGCTAATGAGACTAAAGCTCAAATCGACAAACTTCTGCTAGAGAGGGTTTCACTCGCAGGTATTGCCAGAGTTGTAGGTGTATCACCAAGATGGCTACAGCAATATGTTAATCACAAATATGCTCAAGTGCCCCAACAAGTGCAGGTACAGGCTAAAAAAAAGGGCACTTAACCATTCAAATGGATGAGCTGTGGTCTTTTGTAGGCAAGAAACGAGTCAAGGTTTGGGTTTGGTTAGCTATAGATGTTAATACTAAGGAGATCGTAGGAGTGCATATCGGGTCTAGAGATGAGGTTGGTGCTCAAGGATTATGGCAGTCTTTACCACCCGTTTATCGACAATGTGCGGTTTGTTACACTGATTTCTGGCGTGCCTATGCTCAGGTAGTTCCGAGTATGCGTCATCAACCAGTGGACAAAGGTTCAGGCTTGACAAACAAAATTGAGCGATTTAATTGCACTCTTAGGCAAAGAGCTTCAAGACTGGTTCGCAAATCTCTTTCTTTCTCGAAAAAGTTAGCTAACCATGTTGGCGCTATCTGGTTATTTGTGCATCATTACAACTCATCCTTACTTGTATAGCACTACCTAATCGTTATAGATCCAGGCCGTATTCTCAGTAGAAAGCTATTGATACTGTCTTTAAAACCAAAAAACACTAAAATTACTATTGCCTTAATATCAAAATTGCTGCTCAGCTTGTTTGATTAAATTGGGTGTAAACCAACCCTTGGTTATGAGGAAGTATGCTTGCCATTGCGGATCTTCTAAATTCTGGTGCAAGATATTGGCTAGGTTGAGCAGATTCTTGTGAAAAATTGAACTGCTCAGGATATTAAGTGTCATCGCTACATAACACATTGGGGCGAGAAAGTTCATATATCACCTTAATGGGTGACGAAAATAACTAAGCTAAACGGCAAACTTAAATGACTTTGTCTTGAGTATATATAACTAGTTGCCGATCGTGTTCGAATAAAGCGAATAAAGTCCAAACAAGATTGCCTCAGCGATCATAACCAGCACAATTACTATACTTAGGCGATTGCTATTATCAGACTCAAAATAACAGCCCTTCATACATCCTCATTATTTAATGTGGCCAGTGCCTTAGATGCTCAGGACAGCAAGAAAACCGCAATGGGGAACTTCGATTATGCTTTCTAAATTTAAAGCCAGACTAATGTTAATCGTCGGCATGGCGGCGATCGTAACAATTAATCCGGCGGTTAGGGCGCAGAATATTGAATTCCTGACCATTCTGGACGAATATACACCAACCTTATTGTCAGAGAGGTCAGACGGCTCAACTATATCTGACTGGATTTGGTTAAATGGCCGTCCTACCTTTAAAATCGCTTCCAATAGTAGAGAGGCGCTAGATCAGAGAGTTGAGGTTGTCCAGGAAAATCTCGATCGTATTTTTCAGGATTACCTGCGCCAGCAAACCGATGAATTAAATATAGAAGTACGCGATTCGAAGGGTTTAAATGTAATTTATGTCAACGATGCATATCTGATGAGTGTGACTGCTCTTGATGCAGAAATCATGGGCATTGACAATGCCATACTTTCAGAAATTCTCGTTACCCAAATCAAGCGGGAATTAATTCAGGCTAAAGCAGAAAGAACCATTGAGGCGCTGCCAGACCAAACTAAAGAGGCGGCAATCACCCTGCTTGTAGCCTTGGTTCTCAGTGCTGGTTTAACGATCGGGCATAAGAAGTTAAAACGATCGATCGATCCGCATAGCAATTCACCAAACTTGCCAACTCCGCCAGGGAAAGCGATTGGCTCGATTCATAAACCAGATCGCAATGGTAATCAAAGCAATGGTCAGACGCATATTGCTGAGCAGGGCCCGATCGATGAGCCCAGTAATTCCGAGTTGGATTATTTGCAACTAGATTATTTCCGGTTCGATCGTCTCAACCAGAACGGCGAGTCAAAGCAAACTACAGAGAGAAGAACGACCGAGGATGAAGAAACTTCCGCGATCGATAATTTGGCTGAGCATTCCAGTGCAGCCGTTCCTGTCAGAACAAATCATGCTTTGAAACATGCATTGCAAGATCGCTCTCGGCAAAATATTGGCAAGTTAGTAACAAGAGTTTTCCAACTTGCTAATGCCAGTATCTGGGGTATAGCCGGCTTGCGGATTCTCAATACATTTCCCCATA
The sequence above is a segment of the Pseudanabaena sp. PCC 7367 genome. Coding sequences within it:
- a CDS encoding RloB family protein, producing the protein MARGKKTARGYKNRTYDTKETRKSFLIVCEGTKTEKNYFESFKLKIKAENFNLNVKGLGKDPQTLVREALNIKQAEEKKGEEYDQVWCVFDRDSWTSENFNNALQNASIHDIQVAYSNEAFELWYILHFEFLNTGIPRSDYKNKLKNHLEYSYKKNSDSMYEELLNKQEVAIANAKRLLRQYNPTDPEKDNPSTTVHLLVEELNKNLPGQNK
- a CDS encoding bifunctional arginine dihydrolase/ornithine cyclodeaminase; translated protein: MSADISFLMCSPEHYDVDYVINPWMEGNVHRSSFDKAREQWHSLYGILKDLATVKLVEPAKGWPDMVFTANAGLILGNNVVLSRFMHKERQGEEPHFKAWFESQGCHVFELPQDLPFEGAGDALLDREGRWLWAGYGFRSELDSHPYITKWLDIEVLSLRLVDGRFYHLDTCFCPLTGGYLLYYPGAFDAYSNHIIEMRVPAAKRIAIDEADAVNFACNAVNVGQNVIMNKASDRLKARMTEAGFKVIETPLTEFLKAGGAAKCLTLRITEPIAPLKKEAIALESRVVEMSGHLLDSGIVSRALDLVVENGGSFQVLDFKLGIQKNSTSNAQIKVSAPSHDKMSDIMSQLIDMGAAIPEQDASDAILEVVTKAGVAPDDFYVTNIYPTDVRVGGEWIRCDAQRMDGAIVVDAAAKSAQCKLLRDLQEGDRVVVGVDGIRTLVRPKDQDKKQKEEFSFMGAGVSSERRVELVVEQIAWELRQIRDRGGKVMVTAGPVVVHTGGAPHLAYLIREGYVHGLLGGNAIAVHDIEQAVMGTSLGVDLQRGVSVHGGHRHHLKVINMVRRYGSIDAAVKAGAIPSGIMYECVQNKVPYVLAGSIRDDGPLPDTHMDLIAAQQHYAEQIKGTDMILMLSTMLHSIGVGNMTPAGVRMVCVDINPAVVTKLSDRGSVESVGVVTDVGLFLSLLVKQIQKLTVPFGQVSA
- a CDS encoding IS1 family transposase (programmed frameshift) is translated as MDTSKLTCPRCNSLKIVKNGKIHNGKQNFKCKQCNRQFVANSKKKYIANETKAQIDKLLLERVSLAGIARVVGVSPRWLQQYVNHKYAQVPQQVQVQAKKKGNLTIQMDELWSFVGKKRVKVWVWLAIDVNTKEIVGVHIGSRDEVGAQGLWQSLPPVYRQCAVCYTDFWRAYAQVVPSMRHQPVDKGSGLTNKIERFNCTLRQRASRLVRKSLSFSKKLANHVGAIWLFVHHYNSSLLV
- a CDS encoding mechanosensitive ion channel family protein; this translates as MLSKFKARLMLIVGMAAIVTINPAVRAQNIEFLTILDEYTPTLLSERSDGSTISDWIWLNGRPTFKIASNSREALDQRVEVVQENLDRIFQDYLRQQTDELNIEVRDSKGLNVIYVNDAYLMSVTALDAEIMGIDNAILSEILVTQIKRELIQAKAERTIEALPDQTKEAAITLLVALVLSAGLTIGHKKLKRSIDPHSNSPNLPTPPGKAIGSIHKPDRNGNQSNGQTHIAEQGPIDEPSNSELDYLQLDYFRFDRLNQNGESKQTTERRTTEDEETSAIDNLAEHSSAAVPVRTNHALKHALQDRSRQNIGKLVTRVFQLANASIWGIAGLRILNTFPHTRVMIPFLLKIVSTPLRIGGVIILSYFAIRLSYVLIDQFISILVNEVSLQNTSSSQRLRMRLSTVSQIIKSISTIAVLVIAFLITLMVLAIDIAPILAGAGIIGFALSFASQNLIRDAINGFFIILEDQYAVGDVIVVGTVGGFVEYMNLRITQLRDTEGRLITIPNSEIKIVANHSSHWSQSDIFVPIAYGSDVDKALAVVEQVALELANDDHWGTYIYEQPNILGVDDFKEKCLLIRLWIKTQPLKQWDVAREYRRRVKIALEQAGIPIPMSQQEIWFNNSSDVMANLNQASGYLAKQGDRYGVKHN